The following proteins come from a genomic window of Nitrospira sp.:
- a CDS encoding hypothetical protein (kelch-like 5 (Drosophila)), with the protein MRALMGITVMGLLMMAVPIEAQALGKWTKGAPFPEPSEELVGVSAGGKFYVFGGLGPGWIPQGLVYEYDPATDKWAKKRPMALPAHHVAFAELNGKFYAFGGFVPPESGPPAWVPINHAWEYDPANDSWKALAPMPSKRGSAVAAAVNGKIYVIGGAGLHPGSSETALYPARPHRSVDTVEEYDPQTNSWSVRSSMPTARNHAAIGAVNNKIYVIGGRLGSAFIFTASNTNVVEEYDPATDQWGLVKARMPTERSGGAWAVYNGRIYVAGGEHQDGHLMAAFRALEAYDPVTNSWSELPMMPMPRHGLAGAVVGNRLHLASGDIQSAGITGMRVVTDSHDVLQLSDR; encoded by the coding sequence ATGCGAGCCCTGATGGGAATAACCGTAATGGGTCTTCTGATGATGGCTGTCCCGATTGAGGCCCAAGCCTTGGGAAAGTGGACCAAAGGCGCGCCGTTTCCGGAACCGTCTGAGGAACTGGTCGGCGTCTCGGCAGGCGGAAAATTCTACGTGTTCGGAGGACTAGGACCGGGCTGGATCCCCCAGGGTCTGGTGTACGAGTACGATCCGGCGACCGACAAGTGGGCGAAGAAACGACCGATGGCGTTGCCGGCGCACCATGTCGCGTTTGCGGAACTCAACGGCAAGTTCTATGCGTTCGGTGGCTTCGTGCCGCCCGAGTCCGGTCCACCGGCCTGGGTGCCGATCAATCACGCTTGGGAGTACGACCCGGCCAACGACAGTTGGAAAGCATTGGCGCCCATGCCGTCGAAACGCGGTTCAGCCGTGGCCGCCGCGGTGAACGGAAAGATCTATGTGATCGGCGGGGCGGGCCTGCATCCTGGCTCGAGTGAAACCGCTTTATACCCCGCACGTCCCCATCGGTCGGTCGATACCGTGGAAGAATATGATCCTCAGACCAACAGCTGGTCTGTGCGGTCTTCGATGCCGACAGCGCGCAACCACGCCGCCATCGGCGCGGTAAACAACAAAATCTATGTCATCGGTGGCCGGCTGGGAAGCGCCTTCATCTTCACTGCGAGCAATACCAACGTAGTTGAAGAATACGATCCTGCGACCGACCAATGGGGCTTGGTGAAAGCTCGCATGCCGACCGAACGGAGCGGGGGAGCGTGGGCTGTCTACAACGGACGAATCTACGTGGCGGGCGGGGAACATCAGGATGGGCATCTTATGGCGGCCTTTCGGGCGTTGGAAGCATACGATCCGGTCACGAACAGTTGGTCGGAACTGCCCATGATGCCGATGCCCCGACATGGTTTGGCAGGGGCCGTGGTGGGAAATCGTCTCCACCTGGCGAGCGGGGATATCCAATCGGCCGGCATCACCGGCATGCGGGTCGTGACCGACTCGCATGATGTCCTTCAGCTCAGCGACCGGTGA
- a CDS encoding Formate hydrogenlyase transcriptional activator — MNRESASPCETLSERYQALLEVAQVISAQRDLDRLFRDLAHRLPRVVQVNYVDLSLHDPDKKVMRLHTIQANVPADLIGGHEIAVEDCPAGCVWETQRPLLVPNLSEERRWPWVIGAMTEDGTQSFCFVPLTTARGRLGAMGFLSLQKEAYSDMDLEFLQQVAKQVAVAVENALVFQEIAELKDKLAKEKLYLEEELRSEHGFEDIIGDSKALKHVLKEVEIVAPTDSTVLIQGETGTGKELIARAIHRLSGRRERTFVKLNCAAIPTGLLESELFGHERGAFTGAIAQKSGRFELADKGTLFLDEVGEIPLELQSKLLRVLQEQEFERLGSTKTVRVDVRLIAATNRDLKSLVEAKQFRSDLYYRLNVFPVTLPSLRERREDIPLLVRYFTQHYAARMKKNIQTVPAETLEVLSRYAWPGNIRELENLVERSVILTQGTDLQVPISELQEQNHQAGSSASTLEDAEREQILRALRESKWVIGGSSGAAARLGIKRTTLQSKMQKLGIIRPHV; from the coding sequence ATGAATCGTGAATCCGCATCTCCCTGCGAGACGCTCTCGGAGCGCTATCAGGCGCTTCTGGAAGTGGCACAAGTGATTTCCGCCCAACGCGACCTCGATCGGCTCTTTCGTGATCTTGCCCACCGTCTGCCTCGGGTGGTGCAGGTCAATTACGTCGACCTCTCCTTGCATGATCCAGACAAGAAGGTTATGCGGTTGCATACGATTCAGGCAAATGTGCCGGCTGACCTCATAGGAGGGCATGAGATAGCGGTTGAAGATTGTCCAGCGGGCTGTGTATGGGAAACTCAGCGGCCGCTTCTGGTCCCAAATCTGTCGGAAGAACGTCGGTGGCCGTGGGTCATCGGTGCGATGACGGAAGACGGAACCCAGTCGTTTTGCTTTGTCCCTTTGACCACGGCGAGAGGACGATTGGGCGCGATGGGATTTTTGAGTTTGCAGAAAGAAGCCTATAGTGACATGGATTTAGAGTTCCTCCAGCAAGTCGCCAAACAAGTGGCTGTCGCGGTGGAAAACGCGTTGGTGTTTCAGGAGATTGCCGAGCTTAAAGATAAACTGGCGAAAGAGAAGCTGTACCTCGAAGAAGAACTTCGGAGTGAGCATGGATTCGAGGATATCATCGGCGACAGCAAAGCGTTGAAGCACGTCCTCAAGGAAGTCGAGATCGTGGCTCCGACCGATTCGACCGTCTTGATACAAGGAGAAACGGGCACCGGGAAGGAACTCATCGCTCGGGCTATTCATCGACTCAGCGGCCGCAGGGAGCGCACATTCGTCAAGCTGAACTGCGCCGCTATTCCGACCGGTCTGTTGGAAAGCGAACTCTTTGGACATGAGCGAGGGGCTTTTACGGGCGCTATTGCTCAGAAATCCGGCCGATTCGAACTGGCCGATAAAGGGACACTCTTTCTCGACGAAGTGGGGGAAATCCCGCTGGAGTTACAATCCAAGTTGCTGCGAGTGTTACAGGAGCAGGAATTCGAACGGTTGGGTAGTACCAAGACCGTTCGTGTCGACGTGCGCCTGATAGCCGCCACGAACCGGGATCTCAAGAGCCTAGTGGAAGCCAAGCAGTTTCGGAGCGATTTATACTATCGTCTGAATGTTTTTCCGGTCACCTTGCCTTCTTTGCGCGAACGACGTGAGGACATTCCCCTCTTGGTCCGTTATTTCACGCAGCACTATGCCGCTCGCATGAAAAAGAATATCCAAACCGTGCCTGCCGAGACCCTTGAGGTGCTCTCGCGCTATGCGTGGCCGGGGAACATTCGTGAGCTGGAGAATTTGGTCGAGCGTTCCGTCATCCTGACACAAGGGACGGATTTGCAGGTGCCGATCAGCGAACTCCAAGAACAGAACCACCAGGCTGGTTCATCCGCCTCGACACTGGAGGACGCCGAACGAGAGCAGATCCTACGCGCGCTTCGCGAATCGAAATGGGTCATCGGAGGTTCGTCAGGTGCCGCCGCCCGACTAGGTATTAAGCGAACGACCCTCCAATCCAAGATGCAGAAACTCGGCATCATCCGTCCTCACGTGTAA